GAGGCTTATGCCAAAACAGGAACACCTGTCGTATCCAACAACTCGGCTCACCGCTGGACAGCAGATGTACCTATGGTAATCCCTGAGATTAACCCGGGACATCTGGATGTGATTGAAGCTCAACGCAAACGTCTGGGTACCAAAACTGGATTCATTGCAGTGAAACCAAACTGCTCGATTCAGAGCTATGTGCCAGCACTGCACGCCTTGCGTGAGTTCAACCCGACTCAGGTTGTTGCTTCCACGTATCAAGCCATCTCCGGTGCAGGTAAAAACTTTACGGACTGGCCGGATATGCTCGATAATGTCATTCCATACATCGGTGGCGAGGAAGAGAAGAGTGAGCAGGAACCACTACGCATCTGGGGCAGCATCGAGAACAATCAGATCGTCAAAGCTTCTGCTCCATTAATTACAACACAGTGTATTCGTGTACCGGTAACGGACGGACATCTGGCTACCGTGTTTGTAAACTTTGAGAAAAAACCAAGCAAAGACGAAATTCTGGAGCGTTGGTTGCAGTTTAAAGGTCGCCCACAGGAGTTGGCTCTGCCAAGCGCACCGAAACAATTCATTACGTATTTTGAAGAAGAGAACAGACCACAGACGAAACTGGATCGTGACATCGAACGTGGTATGGGTGTATCCACAGGCCGGCTGCGCGAAGATTCACTCTATGATTACAAATTCGTTGGATTGTCCCACAACACGCTCCGCGGAGCGGCAGGTGGTGCGGTTCTGATCGCAGAATTGCTTAAAGCTGAAGGATATATCCAGCCGAAATAAGTATCAAAGAATCATGAACAGTAGCAGATTTCTGCAAAGAATGATTAGATGAAAACCATCACTCGTTGATGGTTTTTTTTGTGGGCTATATCAGAAAACGGAGTGGAGTCATGGAGGGGTATGAAATATGTAAAGTGAAAAACGCCGACAGGATCGTCAGCGTTATTTACTGCGCAGCTGTAGGACATTGACTCGAAGCTTCAGTTTCAGGAAGAATACGATTTTTTAGCCGAGAAGCCGGACAGCTGCCTTCTTCGTCACGCTTGGTTTCCCAATTGACCGGGTTGGTCATATCCGGGATGCGCTGCTCCAATATGGCCTGATATTGACGTGCTTTCTCTTCCAAATGGGCTACGCGGCTCTTGGCCTCTTCAAGCTGAATCAGCGCTGCTTCCTTATACTCCATCATAAGTGCGAATCGCTGCGAAACGGTTGAATCACCTTCGAGGCAGAGATCGACGTATGTTTTAATATTTTCAATCGGTAAACCTGTCTGCTTGAGGCATTTGACGCCATGTAGCCAATTGATGGATTCTTCATCAAACACCCGAATATTATTTTTATTGCGTTGAATGCTTGGAACCAAGCCTTTATCCGTGTAAAAACGAACAGCATGCTCTGTGAGTCCCGTAAGCTGGGCAGCATCCTGGACAGTATACATAATATGTAATCCTCCTTGTAAAAAAATATTAGAGCGCTTGACTTCGTGTAACACGAAGGAGCTAGGGTTATTGTAACGCAAGTCGGACGGAAGTGGAATCCCGCTTAGTTGCAGGATTCCAGCATACCTAGCCGGTTGCGATTCACAATTGAACCTTAGGAGGAGTTAATATGCAATTGGTAACCTTAAATAATGGAGTGAAAATGCCGATCATCGGCTTTGGTGTCTATCAAGTTCCCGATGCGGATGAATGCGAGAATACGGTATATGAAGCATTGAAGGCCGGTTACCGCCTGATTGATACCGCCGCCGGATATCTGAACGAAGAAGCGGTTGGACGCGCAATCAAGCGTAGTGGTATAGCACGGGAAGAACTGTTCATCACGACCAAACTTTGGATTCAGGATGCCGGATATGAAAGTACCAAGCTGGCGTTTGCCAAATCGTTGAGCAAGCTGCAGCTCGATTATCTGGATATGTACCTCATTCATATGCCCTTTGGTGACTACTACGGCGCGTGGCGCGCGATGGAAGAACTGTACCGCGAGGGCAAGATCAAGGCAATTGGCGTCAGCAACTTCCTGCCAGACCGTCTGATGGACCTTATTGTTCATAACGAAATTGTACCTGCCATCAATCAGATCGAAACACATCCATTTCAACAGCAGGTTGACAGTGCTGCTTTCATGAAAGAACAGGGCATACAGCACCAGTCATGGTCACCGTTTGCCGAAGGTCGCAATCATCTGTTCAGCAACGAAGTGCTGGCCTCCATTGCGGAGAAACATAACAAATCCGTCGCCCAGGTTGTACTGCGCTGGCTTGTGCAGCGGGACGTCGTTGTTATTCCCAAATCGGTACGCAAAGAGCGGCTTATGGAGAACTTTGATATTTTCGATTTTGTACTGAGTCCGGAAGAGATTGCAACCATTTCCACGCTGGATACCAAGGAAAGTCTCTTCATGAAGATTGACGACCCTGAAGTTGCCAAGATGCTGGGGAATATGAAAGTGGATTTGTAAACCCAGAAAAGAATGATTGGGTTACGAAACGTTAGCAGTATCGTAGCCATATTAGTAATCATAGCAACTCAAATCAAAACGCCGACAAGCATGTCGGCGTTTTGTAATCATCCAATATTTTGTTAGGCGGCAGATGTCTTATCTGACTTATGCAGAAGTTGAGAGCGACGACCGAGCAGATAACCTGTCAGGGAAGCGAGCATCTGTTGGAATACCATGCCGAGCACGACGGGAACAGCAACGGGTGGCGGAAAATACGAAACTGCGAGTACTGCGCCTGCGCTGATATTACGCATGCCTCCATTGAACACCAGAGCGACCTGATCGGCCTCATTCCAGCCCAACAATCGAGCAATAAAGTAACTTAGTGCATAACCGAATGATGCCAGGAAAATAATGATGACCGCAAGTCCAGCCAATTTCCAGTTGAAATCGGCCAAGTAAGGGGCAACAACAGATCCGTTAATTGCAACGACAGATGCCATAAACAATTTGG
The window above is part of the Paenibacillus sp. 1781tsa1 genome. Proteins encoded here:
- a CDS encoding MerR family transcriptional regulator, with translation MYTVQDAAQLTGLTEHAVRFYTDKGLVPSIQRNKNNIRVFDEESINWLHGVKCLKQTGLPIENIKTYVDLCLEGDSTVSQRFALMMEYKEAALIQLEEAKSRVAHLEEKARQYQAILEQRIPDMTNPVNWETKRDEEGSCPASRLKNRILPETEASSQCPTAAQ
- the asd gene encoding aspartate-semialdehyde dehydrogenase produces the protein MSAKLKVGIVGGTGMVGQRFVDLLDQHPWFEVTAISASANSAGKRYEESVQGRWKLAVPIPEAVKKIVVQDASQVEAFASQVDFIFCAVDMKKNEIQALEEAYAKTGTPVVSNNSAHRWTADVPMVIPEINPGHLDVIEAQRKRLGTKTGFIAVKPNCSIQSYVPALHALREFNPTQVVASTYQAISGAGKNFTDWPDMLDNVIPYIGGEEEKSEQEPLRIWGSIENNQIVKASAPLITTQCIRVPVTDGHLATVFVNFEKKPSKDEILERWLQFKGRPQELALPSAPKQFITYFEEENRPQTKLDRDIERGMGVSTGRLREDSLYDYKFVGLSHNTLRGAAGGAVLIAELLKAEGYIQPK
- a CDS encoding aldo/keto reductase; translation: MQLVTLNNGVKMPIIGFGVYQVPDADECENTVYEALKAGYRLIDTAAGYLNEEAVGRAIKRSGIAREELFITTKLWIQDAGYESTKLAFAKSLSKLQLDYLDMYLIHMPFGDYYGAWRAMEELYREGKIKAIGVSNFLPDRLMDLIVHNEIVPAINQIETHPFQQQVDSAAFMKEQGIQHQSWSPFAEGRNHLFSNEVLASIAEKHNKSVAQVVLRWLVQRDVVVIPKSVRKERLMENFDIFDFVLSPEEIATISTLDTKESLFMKIDDPEVAKMLGNMKVDL